The Mercenaria mercenaria strain notata chromosome 6, MADL_Memer_1, whole genome shotgun sequence genome contains the following window.
GGTTAGTTGTTTAGTTTATTATTCTTGTTTACGTCAGTTCGAATATAACCAAGAGAGGTTGTTGCCTATATACAGTTCGAGTTGTAAAACTCGTTTCTGTAATACAAATCCAggtttgattgccagttaaacaaagacgaAGCTCACGCTATAtgtattctgcgataaacaacagttgatGCGCGGGCCGGTAAAAGAGAGcgttatgacgtcaaattgcaaaatgacGTCCGGTTCAGTACTACTCGGATAAATGAAGTCCCCAGgtcttcttgtggtttatcgACTAATTTACCAGGGTTTCTCGTTCTGAACCACAATGCCTGCGcgtctgaactctgaaccgtgataaatcaggcgGTAAACCACTCAAAGGTCTTGATTATTTGCTAAACAACATCACGTAGTATAATTTACAGTCACGCACGTGAAAGTAGTAAAGTGGACAATAATGGATAATTGTTTTTGGTTGTGGCCACTGAGTGTATTCGTGGTTTGTTGCGTGTGGTAGAGCAAGATTTTTAAATTCTGCTTGTATCATGTTGAATAATCTTTCACCAGTTTCATCCCATTGAGAAAAACTATTAAATTATTCAGTAAATAATTCACTGTTTACACTGCCATTCTTTACTTCATAAATTATTCCCAGCTACTCTGGCAACAGAAGTAGTCCGGCAGGAAATAGGtataaataaaagtttgttttggatttaatttcaaatttattattcAGTGTCATTATGTAGTATTTGTGTAGTGGAATTACAACAAATAATGATTAATTACGTGTCTTCAGTAAATTATTGCATTTGCTGGTGTCATCAGTAGAAGCAAGATATCGTTTATTatatatgaaccgcgccatgagaaaaccaacgtagttcgtttgcgaccagaatggatccagaccaggctgcgcatccgcgcagtctggtcaggatccatgctgttcgctttcaaagcctattggaattagagaaactgttagcgaacagcatggatcctgaccagactgcgcggatgcgcaggctggtctggatccatgctggtcgcaaacgcactatgtcggttttctcatggcgcggctcaaatattatcggtgacttgtaatgaaataaacaaactttaTTCTTTCTTGCTGAATTTCAAtacctttattcatttattttgtttgttttcatgtgTAATACACGCCGATGAATATATAGCATCAGATTTGTTAACTTGTAAGAAATAAAACGCGTATTAAATAGATGTTCCGACCATGATTgattaattgagccgcgccatgagaaaaccaacatagtggctttgcgaccagtatggacaCAGAgcggcctgcgcatccgcgcagtctggtcaggatccatgctgttcgccaacattatctctaattgcattaggctttgaaagcgaacagcgtggatcctgaccagactgcgcggatgtgcaggttggtctggatccatgctggtcgcgaagccactatgttggttttctcatggcgcggctcaattgtagATAAAGGGCCATTGCAAATGATATCGATAACCATAATTGTGGCATTAAATtctgatgaaaatatattaatcATGGCAAAGTAGCTGTAATTACGTTGAAATAAAGGTCTATAATTattgactgtttttttttgttgttttatttatttatttatttactgattTACTGACACATTAGGTCATTTCTTTTACTTATCAATACAGATCTGTACAAGTTACCCGCTGTTTTGGCATTCACCATGTAGAGACTGGAAATATATGCTTGACTTTGAATGATAATATCTTTTGTCAACACACTCTTTATATAAACgtaaatgccaaataaaagaaaaaactcgcaaagaattgattttttgtgtacGTAATTTACAggatgtatgtaacaacatattaaaagtataggaaagtatcatgatgcaaaatgtctattttggggtaaaaatgttaaaaaaataaatgaaactgtggatttctggaatcgacccataGCAACAGAATCTTAAGAGATCCAAATTTGGCAcaacattagattactatattgtacaaaacatagattaattagaaattttgaaaaaagcaagatggcgtcctaaatccaatatggccggcataaaaaacgacatttaaaccagaattatcattgattttatgtcaaattgtctcatatcattACTTTTACATACAATAAATTGATTATGGTTATATGCAGCTtaagatggaaaacatactgcCAGAAGATTCAATACTggcaatagtgaagtatacagGCAAAATTTTCGAGTCATTCAGCAGTAGAAATTGTCGTTAAGcagcgataacttccttatttattaacaaacCATATATGAGtacaagtatttgttttcttagtaggatcatttcccatcttttcttagtaggatcatttcctatctgataatcatgtttttgggaaaaattacattgaaattgtttacagTTCTGTTTTCCACTGTTTtcaatagaaaaatggcgcgaaatagATGATAGCTGCAttatggcggattcaaatagtcctcaggttttgtttcattattttcttttcaattcttgctgaaatcacatgacagatctatgcttgatctGTAGGTAgccttttcataatgaaataataacattacagAATTTGCCATGTATACTTAGATCTACACCTCTACAATCTGGAGTCTCGATCATTGTTAGCTAATTTTGTAGTTTgagtgtttgactgaaaatattttcccgcatcaaacatgaccccgactttttatatatttttattcagaactgacaatattctttaagaaaatgtaagttacagacattttacattttaagttggccctggtgtgtgctgcggccattgcaaATACgtgaattttatatagaataaagaagaacagctatttagtgtgttgtgtgtggttaattacagtgataacttGATTTCATCATCAcacatgatgttatatacaatagtaaaagggaaccaactatttattagagcaagtactcatgttcttgttgtaaaatatgttagaatttggACCTATCGGAAACAAGTTATAGCTGCAATTAAAATACACCTCTGCTAGGTAAGTTAATAAGACAGATTACAATGAAGTCATTTTCTATCCAGCGATTGATGAAAACACAttgaggattcaacttataatttatccaagTACCTTAAATGAGCTATTACAGCTACACTGAAATGgcagataaattacataaaagaagattTGAGACTAAAAAAGAGTTGCCGTATTGTAACTAGGTTCGAGCTTTAGGGCCAGcacatagaaattaaacctttacgggaaagacgatagcaaatacaggctgagcattggaaagttgagacagagacgtttggtttggtaatcttctgagtcagtaagagagttccagctcaCAGACGGGGTTCAACATTCATACCAATATGGTGGTTTAATGCTGTATGTTATAGAATATAAACACTGAGCATCcaagagtcagggcaatcatactgagttgcaacttcaagtaagagaacatcggctgaacatctatgtgaaaacacatctgtggatgtctctgaattatttttgtacttttagcatgtgtatatgttgagttctgctcaacccggggctagagggcgtggacggtagcatgcatttccactaccgtccatgaacaggctcaatcaaaccgagcctgcaatattttcgtgtttgttgtgttgagcaacctgtggagtttccattttttttctatttttgtatgttgtccattcaaagacattgtctgacgggaacttcaacaaaaagacctgtCAAATATAGCATCCCCAGCCTATagaagtttgagctgattatcattagttgaaggttgttagtttgaaacattgagtgatttttgcctgatccctgaaattatctagctcataaccagggatacaaattagcaggggcccagtagcccatggctaTATAGATTTTGGGCTGGACCCCTAAACTGTTTGAGAATATGcctatatacctaatgttaaatatttatttttgacagtctgggtccctaaataaaaatagctagtttatatccctgataactgcaattatttatgaaatattggaacACAAATTATTTAGGCGAGATAgtcagagaaaaaaatatatatgaggtaTATGGTTTCACTAGCTCTACGTAcgtgttttaacaaaggacattctacatagtttgtcagttaGTCTGAGACATTGTCACCTTAGTGATTCGACCCATTACAAtgtttaagatactaaaggcataggcactctcctgggtcatataactctaatttgacatacataatattgatacaatgtatatatatgctacgtggaagtgttgttatgatataggtttctttgcttttgcaaagcatatttttgtaaaatgttatcaatttatgttcttggtaaaggttataacacacttcGTAGccgttcttctttattcttaacaaaattcatatatttccaatgactgtagcacacatcaggacctattttaaatttttataactcacattgttttgcagaatattgtcaaatactaaatataaagaaaaagggAAAAGCACGAGTCGTGtttgatgcagaaaaaatattttcagtcaaacacacattttttaaactgCAATTTTTAAATCAGCTAAAGAATGAGACCCTTAAATTGTAGAGGGTGATGTATTGTCTAAGTATACATGACAAGTACTGTagtgttatcatttcattatgaaaaagctaccaacatgtcaagcatagatttgtcatgtgatttcagcaagaattgaaaagaaaataaggaaaatagttttacagagcaaaaaataaattttatggtaatttcagtaacgtatgacaactcgtcaaattttggcaaaaatagctgtcacaacataattttcaatcagttatcataactgtagcctacttttgccctgttttgtaattttctactcggatctgtatacaaattacacatttaagcagtaactgttaaatatgttggttGTACCTCTGACTActagaaatcagtaatatttacGATACCAATGtgcagtttttgagaaacaatactgtacaaccaaaacattaaaaaatgtgatatttttgtgttgtatcaatatttaacgcaaaattgcaataattttgtcattttctatcaattctagtcaaagaaaacctttcccatgtggccagatttcattttttaccaatatgcccttgtatgttacagcacactaaatagctgtttttctttattctagataaaattgtcatatttccaatggctgcagaaCACATCTGGACCTACTTTaagtgtctgtaacttacattttcttgaagaatatcctcagtcctgaataaaaatcagaagaaaagcggggatcatgtttgatgcaagaaaaatattttcagtcaaaccattttagagccattttcctattcagtgtatgtattcctaaatgatcttgtggcggccattttggaatcgggaagccatcttgaatttgtttaagactgaagtttgtgcgttttgaaataaaatgtatgtatgttctatgatgctggtcatctttcacactatttgaagtttttgaaatacttaaacggttttcctgtataatgaaaatttaatggcggccatcttggattttggcggccatcttgttttttttcaaataatcttgagcttaaatttttttgtgttataattctctactaacatgcaaaatttcgctttcttaataaaaacaatgaaattattatgggtcgattccagaaattcatagtttcgattatattttttaacgttttaccccaaaaaatgcattttgcaccatgatacttttctatacttttagtatgttgtTACATATGTCTTTTAGAATGCttacaccaaaaatcaattctttgcgagttttttcccctattttcataAAAGGCCTTTACTACTGGGCTAGAGACaatatttgggggaaaaaatgacATTCGTTTCTAATGCCATGTAATAAAGcatttattgaataaataaattCGAAAACGTCTGTGCACATGATTCTTCGAGTCTCGGGCAAATAGTTCCTGCTGTTGACCAGTAAACCACTCAGTAAGTGCATTGCAAAACATAACACGATATACACGACTTCTTATATAAATCGTCGATCAATAgttaaaaaagacaaaacagtgaaaatgaatttttgatgACATGTAATAAACACTGAACCAGTCAATAGTGAAAACTATTAGCCCTCGTTCTGAATATCTGGCAAGTAAATAGCCGAAACTTTTGGCCGTCGGTCCTGCGGACTTCGCGAGCAGTTTTGACTgattcagtaagtgtataaaaTAATTCTAATAGAGGAATCTTAATTAGCACTTAATGTAAAATTGTCACGTTTTAAGGGAGACGCGAATGAAGGATTGGGTGCTTAAATAGGGATATGCGATTGAAGGACTTCGTGTTTTAAATGGAGATACGCAAGTGAAGGACTACGTGTTTTGATGGAGTTACGCGAACATAGGACTGCGAGTTTTGCTGGTGAAACGCGTGTATACGATCGCATGTTACAATGGAGATGCGCGAGGGAATGATTGTTTGCATTATTGGTGATTCGAGTAAACGACTGCGTGTTTTACTAGAGATGTGCGAATGAAGAACTGCATATTTTAATGGAGATACGCGAGTAAAGGATTGTGTGTTTTAATGGAGATACGCGAGCGAAGGAGCGAGCAAAGGACTGCGTGCTTTCCGTAAATATGCGAGTATTATACTAAGATTTGCGTGTTTTAATTGTGATACGCGCCAGCAAAGAACTGAGTGTTTTATTGCAGACACGCGAGTATAGGATTGCGTGTTTTAATAGAGATACGCGAGTGAAGGACTATGCGTTTTTAACGAAGACGTGCATATTTAAAGGATATCGCAGAAAGAAATGACCTTATAGAGAACGATTTTATCATAAAGTTGAGAAGTCTTGTTGTAGAAAATCTGTCATAAACCTTTAATCCGGTTGTTTAATTTCAATCGAAAGTACCATATTAATAAGATTTTAGGATATTACAATACTCCAGACAAATTCCTTTGACGGAGTCAAGGATTTATTTACAGGTTATTATCTTCGCGGAAACATAAAGCCACATAAGcagattttaaaatgtatagtaaGATATGATGTAGTGCATATGAATAGTCGCGTTTTAAGAAAGACTAAGAATGATTTGAAATGATCTGTTTTGACAGATTATCCATTCAGTGACAATATGACCGCCAGACtaattaatatttgtttaaagacATGTATGGACGTTACCCAAATATTTGCCATTACTTGTTTTTAAGGTTTCAAACCCACCAGTAATGTTTGTAGTAAGAAACGCCCGCATATAAGCTAAACAAAACactgatacatgtattttcatttgtttcactTAACTTTCACCGTTGTGCGTTTGAGCTTTTCTCGGGCAGGCATTccaggaagccacccagctggctttggtccgttgttctacccaggtacatAAAATACCGCTCGGATAGAGCACATATAATTTTCATGCATCATTAAAGGTTCGAACGCACGGAGTTGAAGATTAGTGAAAATAATGCTATTAGAACGGTGGGTCAACATGACAAGAAGAATAGTCAATGCAACCTTTGTTCACCCTTCATCTCtcaatgtttaaacttttaaCTACGAATTTGCTTGTCATAACATGGTATTGTgtcagacattttatatttgttcaCCCTACAGTGAAAACAGTGTTCTGTAATGCCAGGAAAGAGTACAGGAAGGAAAAGTCGAAATTTTGGTACCCAAACTGGGTCTGAAAAGGTAGTAGTGAGCGCACGAGAAAAAGGGGTTCAAGTCGGCACTTATCCGGATCTCACTGAGAAAGCAAAAGTCACAATGCAGAGAGAGCAAAGAGAATGTTTCCCACAAGTAAGTACAGTCAGAACTGTTAATCAAGACATGCTAAATAGTGGTTATATGTGGTTATATATAAGGTGCCCTTTTTCCGGatggtttttgtttcaaaacaacGAATGGACACTTTTCCCCTTGCTTTCAGAGCGAGAAATTGTAAATGcattggcaagctgagaaccagctactGCACTGCAGCATATATAACCCAAAGACTGAAGTTGTTTCCTTCCTGCGTAACTATACCAGCATATGTACTTTACAGATCTTTCAGTCTCCATTATGTTGGATATTCACGAGAATAATAAACGGGACGCTGACTAGCTTTAAAAAAACTAATCTTGTTCACaagttaaataaaacttaaactgtTTAATTCGGAAAGGAAACTAGTGGTCTCTCGAGTCACGTGGTCTATGTCCACAAGTGTTCTTTAGTTTAGACTGGATTGTAGGCAGGAATTGTCAGGGTGACAACCATTCTACCAGCGGAATTCATGTgttcatatatttttatacactatGTCTTATTCTAACAcctttaagattttcttttatataaacaaagaaggattttaccgtgtattgtcttgtcgattaaaacacgttttgcaaaagcaaaatgacctacttttggctattccgcctaaaaaaggattccagattagtatctcTTCCTGATGTGATTCGagcgtgttagaatggaaatagattttagttttcggccttcgtgattagattactacgcatctgaacgaaaaaaaacgtgttttatttgacaataatgcacgcaaaactaaaatctatttcccagtTTAAACATGATTTACATGCTGTTCACTTATGGAagagttttataaaattatttttgcaagGATATTTTTTCCTACATTCAGATGTCAGATGCAAGCACAGAAGTGTACTTGTTTGTGAGAGGAAAGCAAGAATATGTTCAACGACTGAAGAATGCGTTTGTTGTAGAGAAACGGGTTGTAGAAAATTATGGAGGAGTCTATCTTGGTATAGCTGAAAATGTGAGCATTTAAAATATGTTAGTGTAACTTGTGGGCAATTAATGTAAGAGATTTAATACGTGTACAAAAATATACTTTCTATAAGGAGAGGTTCAAAATTCTAATTATTTGCAGGGCACATTAAACGAAATCAATAATACCTAGATATATATGAATGGCTGAAAAAAGCTTTGAAGACGAGGAAAACTGTTCGTACTGACGGAATCACGGATGAACCACAGGGATCCATCACGTGCTATGATTGCCTCTGTTTATGTTTTATGGgtgatttttttacatataagttcttgatttcatctaaaaacattttaaaaaaaccctctattatagcacgtgacggatcccTGTGGGATGGACAACATCATAATAACATTATACGTCCTAAGTACTACTGtcctatatatttttatttttccaaactAACGTATAAAACCAAGCAAACGTGTCTATTTCATGTACATCGAGAATTGAAAGAAAAActcaaaagaaagaaagaaaaacaacataactGTGACGGAAAATTTACTTCACATTAAGTTAAATGACTTGTGAAATAAAGTGAATAAAATGAATGGACTCTAGGGCACGAATTTGGAACAGGCCCTTTGATACCTGTGTTGCGTTGTAATCTAGTTACTTTGTATTATGTGTTCTGCTACGTTGTTGAACCGGAAATTCTAAATTACGCCATTTACCCCCATTTCTATAACCATTTTAccattactttcatttcatttcatttcagctGAAAAGATACGAGGGTGATCTTTATAGTCGAATGCCAGAGCAGTGTCTCATTATGATTAAGTTTCCGGACAGTAGACACGCAGAAATGTGGACTGAatctagcaaaatatttaaacagaaagACTTTCCTTCTGCCGGTGATGGATTAGAATTATTTTCAGTACCAGTCCATTATTTACCGAATGCAGGTAACACACATTACTATTTCAGTACCAGTTCATTATTTACCGAATGCAGGTAACACACATTACTATTTCAGTACCAGTTCATTATTTACATATTACAATTTTTGTACCAGTTTAGTATTTACCGAATGAAggtaacagttttaaatttttgccaCTTCTTATACATATTTGGGCGGATTTACACCAAatcttacaggagtgatcagtgctaAGCCTCACTGTCCATATTTTCGGTATGTTCCGGTTCAGAGATTTTCAGTGGAGCTATGGCCCAGCGATTTGTCGTAGTTTTTCTTGTCATTGCATCTGCCCAGCTACAACCAGAaggaattacactaaacttcacagaggTGAACGTTGCCAAGCTTTGCTGTGCTTACCATGTACATGTTCCAGTTCTGTGTTTTTCAGCAGAGTCATGGCGCTTGATTCGTTAAAtttgtaatagaaagagcattgaaactcgagggtaaacgatttgtacgagggggcgtagcccccgagtataaatcgtttacccgagagttttaatgttcccatatatggtagttgtaggcgttcctcaTTGCCatatatacagcagttcagtgagtaggGGCCTACTTGAAATCCTTgcattacaaatgtgtaaagcccaggtaaaataaaccaatgcaagagcagaaaatcaataaaatacacttcgctgtctactgttccagacacgctggcatactttcctatccaacagtgcggtaactagcgtgcgggtatccATTCCGAAAAAAATGTCCCATTTCAGaattgaaaaaatcaaaaaattatgGTTTGTTGTTTCGTAGAATACCAACAATTTCATAATGTACAAGGTGTCAagttaaaaatctgaaaattccATCCACCAACTAATTTGCGTTTCAaagatatgaatatttatttataaggACCTAAATTTACGAGTAACGGAGGTTAATTTCTGGTTCACAAGATTTCTTGGGCAACGTATATGTCATTTGATACAActaatgcacattttcaacacTTCTGTACTCTACAAACCCTGAATAAGATAATAAATGTGCTATCAGTCCAACTTAGACAAAAAAAATTGCTCTAGATGTGCCTATTTTAATATTGCATTGTTTCCCAACAAacgatttttattttcttctgttaatattttgttcgctagatgaaattatttcatataaggTATCTTTagttatgcaaaaataaaatgtcagAATGTGATCAAAAAGAAGGTGtcatttttttctgacaattCATGCAATTATAACGTAACCGTTTGTGATTTTCAAACAAGGTGATAAGTAACGGATGTTAAACTTTTAAATCAagtatttttatttagtaatatttatatattatagatTACACAATCTTTTTGTTATCATAATGATAATGCAAGAGTAATGATACTGCCGAATCTGTAACGGAACAGCTGCGGCATTTTAGAAGAGAAATTTGATACATGTACTATGTTTACTATTTCTTGAAGAAATATAGAAAATTGGGAATAAAACCGAAACGAACTGGTGTGATCGTATAACAGACCACTACTTTATGGTATCATCTGTTTAATAAAAACTGTTTATTATTGGGAGCTAACATCACGTATGTGCCCAAACTGATATTAGccaaaaaatatacttaaatgaatTAACAGAGATTGTAACGGATGTTAAACAGAGGACATTGCTTTATGTGGATGGcagtataaatataattttaaagtcGGGAACTAATATTTTagttcaaagaaaaaatattcattcttAACCAGGTATAATGACGCATTTATATATCTAAAGAAACTTTTATATATCCTGTTTAAGGCAGTGATCTCAGTGTTTCgataaattctttttcaggaaGTGATATCAATGTTTCTACATATCCTGTTTCATTGGGTGATCTCAATGTTTAGGGCCTACATATATTCCGTTACAGGGAATGttcttaatgttttgatacatccTGTTTCAGAGAGAGAGGTCTCAACGTTTCAATATATCTTGTTTCAGAGAGTGGTCTCAGTGTTTCTATATATCTTGTTTCAGGGAGAGATTTCAATGTTTCTATGAATCCTTTTTCAGGGAGTGCTCTCATGTTTCGATATATTCTGTTTAAGGGATGGATCTCAATGTTTTATATATCTTGTTTTAGGGAGTGGTCTCATTGTTTCTACATATCTTGTTTCAAAGGGAGTATTCTCAATATTGTCAGTATTAGGAGCAAGAGTAGCCACTGCACTGTGATGTTTAAAAACATGAATTCCACAGCTGGTTATCTCATGCTGCCGGGTCTTGGTTTCGCGTGCTATGTTATTTTTCTCAGCTTCAGTAGgtaaaagaaacaacagaactaCGAGAAACTGAGAAAGTgatagatatatcttttattccaccataaAATAAGTTTGCATAAAATGAGCAAATACATACaccaataaaaacataaatacaacacaaatataaacaaaaaataatttcaaaatagtttgGCAATGTTGAATAGATGGGTAATTCAAGTGGAAAAGCGAGAAATATCAGGTATCTATAGACCTGTTGAGTTCCGCATTGACGAAATACACTCCTACAATTAGGTAAATAGGGCCTATATAGCTGAGCTTTTTTTGTATATCTGCGTGCATCATCATAGTGGCATTCCcgaataaaaaaaaagcaaaacagatagCCGAGTCTTTGATCATTGACACTAAGAGTTATTGTAATCACATCTATTCAACTTACTTTTTATAGTTGAAGCTTTATCTAAATAATGCAGTGAAATTATATTTCATGTTCACAGTAGTATTAAAACATTACAACATTCTTTCAATGTCCAATTGGAAGAAACAAACAtctatatatcaaattttaacttCCGTTACATTGTA
Protein-coding sequences here:
- the LOC123548844 gene encoding uncharacterized protein LOC123548844, producing MPGKSTGRKSRNFGTQTGSEKVVVSAREKGVQVGTYPDLTEKAKVTMQREQRECFPQMSDASTEVYLFVRGKQEYVQRLKNAFVVEKRVVENYGGVYLGIAENLKRYEGDLYSRMPEQCLIMIKFPDSRHAEMWTESSKIFKQKDFPSAGDGLELFSVPVHYLPNADVCAFQLSEMYGLNVSNSEFYENYVKHVPKLMNIRHIYHGVVATYKVSRIRNCMIRPDTYVLLFCADSEKKLTDFYDSAEYQRYREYRQRAVADTNTCFFTLKPLTSR